The genomic window GTCTTGCCTGTTTAGTCAGAAATTGCATTTGTTTGGATGTAATAGATGAGGTGAAAATCTTGTTTTCCGAAGGAGGGAGAAATGAGTACAGCACAAAAACCAGAAACTAAAGGTCAGCAAACACGTACTGTATCAGAGTTCGTGGAAGATATCCAAGCTCTCACGACGGAAATTCAAGAATTGTATTGTTTGGATGCAATACCTTGGGTTGTAGGTTATTCGGGTGGAAAAGACAGCACTGCTACTTTACAGTTGGTCTGGAATGCGATCGCCGAACTCCCTCCAGAAAAACGAACTAAGACAATATATGTGATCACTACAGATACCCTGGTAGAAAATCCTATCGTTGCTGCTTGGGTACGTAATTCTCTCAAACAGATGAAATCTGCGGCGCAAGCGCGAGAATTACCATTTGAACCTCATCTATTACAGCCAGATTTTAAAGAAACATTTTGGGTTGGTTTTATTGGTAAAGGTTATCCAGCACCAAGAGGAAAATTTCGTTGGTGTACAGAACGCCTCAAAATTAATCCGTCAAATCGCTTTATTCGTGATGTGATCCGAGCCAGTGGAGAAGCTATTGTCGTGCTGGGTACTCGCAAAGCTGAAAGCACAAGACGTGCTAGCAGAATGAAAAAATTAGAAGCTAAACGGGTACGCGATCACCTCAGTCCTAACATGAATTTGCCCAATTCTTTAGTTTATAGCCCTATCGAAGACTGGCAAAATGATGAAGTTTGGATTTATTTAATGCAGTGGGAAAATCCTTGGGGATACAGCAATAAAGACCTATTTTCTATGTATCGAGGTGCTTCTGCTGATAATGAATGTCCTTTAGTTGTTGACACAACTACACCTAGCTGTGGAAGCTCTCGTTTTGGTTGTTGGGTGTGTACTTTAGTCAGTCAGGATAAATCTCTGGCGGCGATGATTCAGAATGACGAAGAAAAAGAGTGGATGCAACCTCTACTCGATTTCCGTAAAGAATTGGATGCAGAAGAAACCCGCGATCGCCGAGATTTTCGCCGTAGAAGTGGGGTAGTTCAACTATATGAGCGTAACTTAGAGAATGAAATATCGATTGAGCCTATTCCTGGCCCTTATGTCAAAGAAGCACGGGAAGATTGGCTGAGAAAATTACTTACAGTCGAAAAACAAATCCGTCAAACAGCACCAGAAAATATGCGCGATATTACTCTTATTTCTCTAGAGGAACTAAGTGAAATTCGCCGTATTTGGTTGGAAGAAAGACATGAATTTGATGATAGTCTACCTCGTATCTATCAAGAAATAACAGGTCAAGAATTTAAAGACCCCCGTCCTGGGGCTGACCATAAACTACTAGGTAGTGATGAATGGTCTGTATTAGAAGAAATCTGTGCAGATGATGGTATGCACTTGGAACTGATGGCGAAACTTTTAGACACAGAACGCCAATTTCGGAAGAAAAGCAAGCGCGTAGGAATTTACGAAAGCTTAGAGAAATGCTTTGATACTAGTTCCCGTTCCCCAGAAGAAGCCATTAGAAATGCTCATTTAAAACGCGACTTAAGAGAAGCTGTTAGTCAAGGTGACATAGCCACGGTGAAAGAAAAAGTCAAGCAGCTAACTTTGGGTGATGCTGTCGATGAGCCTAAAAATGAAACTGACAAGCC from Nostoc sp. UHCC 0870 includes these protein-coding regions:
- the dndC gene encoding DNA phosphorothioation system sulfurtransferase DndC encodes the protein MSTAQKPETKGQQTRTVSEFVEDIQALTTEIQELYCLDAIPWVVGYSGGKDSTATLQLVWNAIAELPPEKRTKTIYVITTDTLVENPIVAAWVRNSLKQMKSAAQARELPFEPHLLQPDFKETFWVGFIGKGYPAPRGKFRWCTERLKINPSNRFIRDVIRASGEAIVVLGTRKAESTRRASRMKKLEAKRVRDHLSPNMNLPNSLVYSPIEDWQNDEVWIYLMQWENPWGYSNKDLFSMYRGASADNECPLVVDTTTPSCGSSRFGCWVCTLVSQDKSLAAMIQNDEEKEWMQPLLDFRKELDAEETRDRRDFRRRSGVVQLYERNLENEISIEPIPGPYVKEAREDWLRKLLTVEKQIRQTAPENMRDITLISLEELSEIRRIWLEERHEFDDSLPRIYQEITGQEFKDPRPGADHKLLGSDEWSVLEEICADDGMHLELMAKLLDTERQFRKKSKRVGIYESLEKCFDTSSRSPEEAIRNAHLKRDLREAVSQGDIATVKEKVKQLTLGDAVDEPKNETDKPSTWGNMKFKNKQVKGD